The sequence agagagagacacggacacggacacagcgagagagagagcgacacggacacggacacagagagagagagagagacacggacacggacacagagagagagacacggacacggacacagagagagagacacggacacagacactgagagacacggacacagcgagagagacacggacacggacacagagagagacacggacacggacacagagagagcgacacggacacggacacagcgagagagacacggacacagagagagacacggacacggacacagagagagagagcgagacacggacacagcgagagagacacggacacggacacagagagagagacacggacacggacacagagagagagacacggacacagagagagagagcgagacacggacacagagagagagacacggacacggacacagagagagagagcagacacgGACActgagagacacggacacggacacagcgagagagacacggacacagagagagagagcgagacacggacacggacacagagagagagagagagacacggacacggacacagagagacacggacacggacacagcgagagagagagagacacggacactgacacagcgagagacacggacacggacactgAGAGACACGGACACTGCGAGAGACACGGATacggacacagcgagagagagagagacacggacacagcgagagagagagagacacggacacggacacagcgaaagagagagagacacggacacagcgagagagagagagacacggacacagcgagagagagagagacacggacacggacacagcgagagagagagagacacggacacggacacagagagagagagagagacacggacacagagagagagagagagacacggacacggacacagagagagagagagacacggacacggacacagagagagagagagagacacggacacagagagagagacacggacacggacacagagagagagacacggacacggacacagagagagagacacggacacagagagagagacacggacacggacacagagagagagacacggacacggacacagagagagagacacggacacggacactgagagacacggacacagagacacggacatggacacagcgagagagagagagacacggacacagagagagagagcgagacacggacacagagagagagagcgagacacggacacagagagagagagagagagacacggacacagagagagagacacggacacggacactgAGAGGGACACGGACactgagagagacacggacacggacacagctcgagagagagagacacggacacggacacagctcgagagagagagagacacggacacggacacagagagagagagagagacacggacacagagagagagagagagacacggacacagagagagagagagagacacggacacagagagagagagagagacacggacacagagagagagacatggacacggacacagagagagagagagagacacagagagagacacggacacggacacagagagagagacacggacacagagagagacacggacacggacacagagagagagacacggacacagagagagagagcgagacacggacactgagagacacggacacagcgagagagacacggacacggacacagcgagagagacacggacacggacacagagagagagagcgagacacggacacggacacagagagagacacggacacagcgagagagagagagacacggacactgacacagcgagagacacggacacggacactgagagagacacggacactgcgagagacacggacacggacacagcgagagagagagagacacggacacggacacagcgagagagagagagacacggacacggacacagcgagagagagagagacacggacacagcgagagagagagagacacggacacggacacagcgagagagcgagagacacggacacggacacagcgagagagagagagacacggacacagagagagagagagagacacggacacggacacagagagagagacacggacacagagagagagacacggacacggacacagagagagagacacggacacagcgagagagacacggacacggacacagcgagagagacacggacacggacacagcgagagagacacggacacggacacagagagagagacacggacacggacacagagagagagagcgagacacggacacagagagagagagcgagacacggacacagagagagagagagagagacacggacacagagagagagagacacggacacagagagagagacacggacacagagagagagagcgagacacggacacagagagagagacacggacacagagagagagagcgagacacggacactgagagacacggacacagcaagagagacacggacacggacacagcgagagagacacggacacagagagagagagcgagacacggacacggacacagagagagagagagagacacggacacggacacagagagacacggacacggacacagcgagagagagagagacacggacaatGACACAGCGAGAGACACGGACACTGAGAGACACGGACACTGCGAGAGACACGGATacggacacagcgagagagagagagacacggacacggacacagcgagagagagagagacacggacacggacacagcgagagagagagagacacggacacagcgagagagagagagacacggacacggacacagcgagagagagagagacacggacacggacacagagagagagagagagagagacacggacacagagagagagagagacacggacacggacacagagagagagagagagagagacacggacacagagagagagacacggacacggacacagagagagagacacggacacggacacagagagagggacacggacactgagagacacggacacagagacacggacacggacacagcgagagagagagagacacggacacggacacagagagagagagcgagacacggacacggacacagagagagaaagcgagacacggacacagagagagagagagagagacacggacacggacacagagagagagacacggacacggacactgagagagacacggacactgagagagacacggacacggacacagctcgagagagagagacacggacacggacacagagagagagagagagagacacggacacagagagagagagagagagacacggacacagagagagagacacggacacagagagagagagagagagagagacacggacacagagagagagacacggacacggacacggagagagacacggacacggagagagacacggacacggacacggagagagacacggacacggacactgagagagacacggacacggacactgagagagacacggacacggacactgagagagacacggacacggacactgagagagacacggacacggacactgagagagagagagagacacggacacagagagagagagagagagacacggacacggacacagagagagagagagagacactgacacggacacagagagagagagagagacactgacacggacacggacacagagagagagacacggacacggacacagagagagagacacggacacggacacagagagagagacacggacacggacacagagagagagacacggacacggacactgagagagacacggacactgagagagacacggacacggacacagagagagagagagagacactgacacggacacagagagagagacacggacacggacacagagagagagacacggacacggacacagagagagagacacggacacggacactgagagagagacggacacagagagagagagagacggacacagagagagagagagagacacggacacagagagagagagacacggacacggacacagagagagagagagacacggacacggacacagagagagagagacacggacacagagagagagacacacggacacggacacagagagagagagagagacacggacactgacacagagagacacggacacggacacagagagagagagagacacggacacagagagagagagagacacggacactgagagagacacggacacggacactgagagagacacggacacggacactgagagagacacggacacggacactgagagagacacggacacggacactgagagagacacggacacagagagacacggccacggacacagagagagagacacggccacggacacagagagagagagagagagacacggacacagagagagagagagagacacggacacagagagagagagagagacacggacacagagagagagacacggacacagagagagagagagacactgacacggacacggagagagagcgagagacacggacacggacacggagagagagagagagacacggacacacagagagagagagagagacacggacagagagagagagagagacacggacagagagagagagagagacacggacagagagagagagagacactgacagagagagagagagacacgagtgtagctttaattcaataccctgcatgtgtattttaatgaacgtttgagttttaactaatactattagcatttagcgtagcgcatttgcatttccagagctctagatgggacgcctgcgtgccaggtaggagcaagaggttaagagcagttggaggccacggaaggagtgttgtgtggcattgaagctcgtttggaggttagatagcacagtgtccaaggaagggccagaagtatacagaatggtgtcgtctgcatagaggtggatcaggtaatcgcccgcagcaagagcaacatcattgatatatacagagaaaaaagtcggcccgagaattgaaccctgtggcacctccatagagactgccagaggaccggacaacatgctctccgatttgacacactgaactctaagtcgctctggataagagcgtctgctaaatgacttaaatgtaatgtaaatgtagttggtgaaccaggcaaggcagtcattagaaaaacaggggctactgagtctgccgataagaatgtggtgattgacagagtcgaaagccttggccaggtcgatgaagacggctgcacagtactgtcttttatcgatggcggttatgatatcgtttagtaccttgagcgtggctgaggtgcacccgtgaccggctcggaaaccagattgcacagctgagaaggtacggtggcattcgagatggtcagtgatctgtttgttgactaggctttcgaagaccttagataggcagggcaggatggatataggtctgtaacagtttgggtccagggtgtctccccctttgaagagggggatgactgcggcagctttccaatccttggggatctcagacgatatgaaagagaggttctGTAGTTGATATTTGCCCTTTTAACGTCTGGACAGCAGTCCTCACGTCCTCGGGAACACAAATGTTACATATTCGTAAAGTGCTTATATAGTGGTGGAgagaagggcgtgtttcatagttcacaaccaatgtctgttcacttgggcgGGGCCACTGAGTGAACAGAGTTTACCTTATGGAAacaattctctcatttagaagctaaaattacatttaatcttttcacaaatagtttcatattaaCATTTTAATTGCACAACAATGaatctgatgtgtagactttccaaggtACAgtttgtcatcctatcatcagtaataatgtctcagatgacaactgatgacaacttgtggtccttctgtagctcagttggtagagcatggcgcttgtaacgccagggtagtgggttcgatccccgggaccacccatacgtagaatgtatgcacacatgactgtaagtcgctttggataaaagcgtctgctaaatggcatatattattattatattattatattatattatctgacatattctttaagtaccaacgcatattttcaactggttggattaccgaaatatggtttGGTTCACCAGACTCTCTCTATGTTAACAAAGGGCTTTCCAATAGTCACtctgtagactagagagagaggaaagggggaaaggtatttatgggggtcataaacctcaccaacaggccaacatcatgacaccatgtttacggatttggggttgtacctggtaggttactTGATcgtttgtgtgagattgagggcatctagtttagattgtaggaaggccggggtgttaagtatatcccagtttaggtcttctaacagtatgaactctgatgatagatggggggcaatcaattcacatatggtgtccagggcacagctgggagctgagggaggTCAAAAACAAGcgacaacagtgagagacttatttccagagagatggatttttaaaagtagaagctcgaactgtttgggaaTGGATCTGGATAGGAGGACATAACTCTGGAGGCTATCTttacagtagattgcaactccgccccctttagcagttctatcttgacggaaaatgttgtaattggggATGGACATTTCAGAATTTTcagtggccttcctaagccaggatgcagacacagctagaacatccgggttggcagagtgtgctaaagcagtgaataaagcaaacttctaatgttaacatgcatgaaaccaaggctattaccattacagaagtcaacagatTAGAgcacctggggacacacagggcctgggttaacctctacatcaccagatgaacagaggagaggagtaggataaggttacggctaaaggctataagaaccaTCAGGTCTACTCTCTGAAATGCCAATCTGGTATCACCCACACTCTCAGTGGTGATTGtgaatggtgattttaaaacagttacagagtataatggctgtgataggaaaaagctgaggatggatcaacaacattgtagttactccaccatactaacctaattggctaacctaaatgacagagtgaaaataaggaagcctgtacagaatacaaatattctaaaacatgcatcctgtttgcagttTCACTAAATTAAAACTGGTAAAAATGTGTCATAATAATTAAACTTTCCGCAGTGGGGAGACCCAGGGCCAGGCCTCCTCGATGGAGGGGACACTGTAGCCAGCCTCTGCCTTCATCAGAAGGGGAAGGTTTTTCCTGTGGCACCACAGAACTGGGTCATGGTGAGCCATTTCCTGGTCTGGCTGGATCTTGCCTTTTCGGAGTTAATGGGAGATTAGCTGGGACATTTTGATTCCAAAATGTCTCTGGTGTGGGGGGAGGTTGATGTAGAAGAGGAATGGGGGGGTGGGTGTTTTCCCACCCCCGTTGTTCATCTATGCGACTGGGGTAATTACAGCGGGCATTGAGGGTTCACAGAGGGCTGGCTGGCCAGGAATCCCGTGGTGTAGGGGGGAGGTATCAATACTCTGTTACCACTGGGAGGTACTTAGATTAGCGTCTTTTGATTGGCCGCCCCACACTGCCTTTATTTTAGTGGATGTTAAGTATCCATTATGTTTCTAAAAGTCACTCAGCGTTATGAAGAGGCTAACTGCTCGTCTCAGGGTAATGACCTTAATGGTGAAGTGAGCTATTAGCGGCGTTATGTTAATTGTTTTAGCCTTTCTAGTGGCACGGACAGGGCAGTAGGTgaatagcctctctctctgctctgctgttaGATGTGTCAGAGGCTATTATCTGCAGCACTTTCATTCCTCAGATCTCTGTAATGAGGCTGTGAGCAGAGCACCATTCCTCAGAGATCTCTGTAATGAGGCTGTGAGCAGAGCACCATTCCTCAGAGATCTCTGTAATGAGGCTGTGAGCAGAGCACCATTCCTCAGAGATCTCTGTAATGAGGCTGTCTGATCAGAGCACCATTCCTCAGAGATCTCTGTAATGAGGCTGTCTGATCAGAGCACCATTCCTCATAGATCTCTGTAATGAGGCTGTGAGCAGAGCACCATTCCTCAGAGATCTGAGGCTGTGAGCAGAGCACCATTCCTGAGGCTGTGAGCAGAGCACCATTCCTCAGAGATCTCTGTAATGAGGCTGTGAGCAGAGCACCATTCCTCAGAGATCTCTGTAATGAGGCTGTCTGATCAGAGCACCATTCCTCAGAGATCTCTGTAATGAGGCTGTGAGCAGAGCACCATTCCTCAGAGATCTCTGTAATGAGGCTGTCTGATCAGAGCACCATTCCTCATAGATCTCTGTAATGAGGCTGTGAGCAGAGCACCATTCCTCAGAGATCTCTGTAATGAGGCTGTGAGCAGAGCACCATTCCTCAGAGATCTCTGTAATGAGGCTGTGAGCAGAGCACCATTCCTCAGAGATCTCTGTAATGAGGCTGTCTGAGGCTGTCTGAGGCTGTCTGATCAGAGCACCATTCCTCATAGATCTCTGTAATGAGGCTGTGAGCAGAGCACCATTCCTCAGAGATCTCTGTAATGAGGCTGTGAGCAGAGCACCATTCCTCAGAGATCTCTGTAATGAGGCTGTGTGATCAGAGCACTACTGGGGGTTTAGTAAGTAGTGGAATTAAAGGAAAGGGCTTTAATGAGGTTACTTCAATGTGCTTTGACTCTCACACTCACCTTTTTCCTCCCGTCTCCTCATCCCTTTGGTCCCCGCAGTCTAAAGTGAACTCTGTCTGCACACTCATGTCAAACAGAGCGAGTCATTCCTCTCAACGACAACAACAGTATTGACAAAAGCTTCTGGAACGTGTTTTCATGTTTCATTATCAGATTCCCTTGTTGACCTAAGGGTTTAAAATAGTTTTGGGGAAACTATGTTGAAATATGTGTCAGCTATTTTTTTTGCATTGATTCATTGTCTCTTCACGGGATGTTTTCATGGAGAGGAGGATattatgtctgtgtgtgagtaacactgacctctctctgtctctctgtctgtgtgtctctctctctctcctcccctaccgcAGGTATTGGTAAGAACGTGATCTGCGACCGCACCGCCACTCCCCTGGATGCCTTCCGCATGATGTCGGCCGCCCAGTACTACCCCAAACTGCTGAGCGTCATGGCTAATGTGCTGCGCTTCCTGCCTGCATTCGTACGGATGAAGGAGCTCGTGGAGGAGGGCTACGTGGGGGAGCTGCTGGTCTGCGAGGCCCAGGTCCACAGCAGCAGCCTGTTAGGTAAGAAGTACAACTGGAGCTGTGACGACCTGATGGGAGGTGGGGGGCTGCACTCGGTGGGTACCTACATCATCGACCTGCTCACCTTCCTGACGGGCCAGCGGGCGGCCAAAGTGCACGGCTTCCTCAAGACATTCGTCAAGCAGACGGCGCACATCTGTGGCATCCGCCAGATCACCAGCGACGACTTCTGCACCTTCCAGATGGTGCTGGAGGGCGGCGCCTGCTGCACCGTCACGCTCAACTTCAACGTGCCCGGCGACTTCCGCCAGGAGGTGATAGTGGTGGGCACGGTGGGCCGGCTGACGGTCAGCGGCACGGACCTGTACGGACAGAAGAACACCACGGATGGAGGGCCGGAGCTACTTCTGAAGGACAGCACCCCTCTGGAGAAGGCCTCCCTACCGGAGAAGGCTTTCAGCGACATCCCCTCACCCTACCTGACAGGAACTATTTGCATGGTGCAGGCGGTGCGGCAGGCCTTCGAGGACCAGGACGACCGGCGCACGTGGGATGGAAGGCCACTGACTATGGCGGCCACCTTCGAGGACTGCCTGTACGCACTGTGCGTGGTCGACACCATCAAGAAGTCCAACCAGTACGGCGAATGGCAGAACATTGAGGTGATGAAAGAGGAGCCCGAGGTGAGCCCTGCCTACCTGATCAGCGAGGCCATGCGGCGCAGCAGGATGTCTCTCTACTGCTAGCACTGGCACCTAAATGGCCGACTGGTGCTAGAGACTGGGGGTGAGAGAGTGCCCTCATTGGCTGGCTGTCTGACCAATAGGGGATAAGGGTCCTGTTTCGCTTGTCCCCAAAATGATGTGAACAGtgaacactcctctctctctgtcctcttttctGGATGAATAAGCCTCACGCTGTGTGTCTGAGAAAGGGAAGCCGTTTCTATGGATGCTAGACTCGGGGGGGTCAACAGAGGGGTTTTATTGTACCTCCTAGAGAGGTGAATGTTTAAACCACAGGGGGCTTGAATGGTTCAGTccctgtctcagtgtgtgtgtgctgtgtatgtatgtatgagtgtgaAACCGGAGTGCAAAAAACACCTGAAAAATCTATAGTTTGGCTGGTAGGGCTTTTAGTGAGGGCCTCCCCCTCTGGTAAAGTGTGCAATAAATCCTGCCAGAGCTGCAGGCTCGTGGAATTATGTCATCCTGCCTGAGCTGCAGGCTCGTAGAATTATGTCATCCTGCCAGAGCTGCAGGCTCGTGGAATTATGTCATCCTGCCAGAGCTGCAGGCTCGTGGAATTATGTCATCCTGCCAGAGCTGCAGGCTCGTGGAATTATGTCATCCTGCCAGAGCTGCAGAATTATGTCATCCTGCCAGAGCTGCAGGCTCGTGGAATTATGTCATCCTGCCAGAGCTGCAGAGTCATCCTGCCAGAGCTGCAGGCTCGTGGAATGATGTCATCCTGCCAGAGCTGCAGGCTCGTGGAATGATGTCATCCTGCCAGAGCTGCAGGCTCGTGGAATGATGTCATCCTGCCAGAGCTGCAGGCTCGTGGAATTATGTCATCCTGCCAGAGCTGCAGGCTCGTGGAATTATGTCATCCTGCCAGAGCTGCAGGCTCGTGGAATTATGTCATCCTGCCAGAGCTGCAGGCAGGCATCCTGCCAGAGCTGCAATGGAATTATGTCATCCTGCCAGAGCTGCAGGCTCGTGGAATTATGTCATCCTGCCAGAGCTGCAGGCTCGTGGAATTGTCATCCTGCCAGAGCTGCAGGCTCGTGGAATGATGTCATCCTGCCAGAGCTGCAGGCTCGTGGAATGATGTCATCCTGCCAGAGCTGCATTATGTCATCCTGCCAGAGCTGCAGGCTCGTGGAATTATGTCATCCTGCCAGAGCTGCAGAGTCATCCTGCCAGAGCTGCAGGCTCGTGGAATTATGTCATCCTGCCAGAGCTGCAGGCTCGTGGAATTATGTCATCCTGCCAGAGCTGCAGGCTCGTGGAATTATGTCATCCTGCCAGAGCTGCAGGCTCGTAGAATTATGTCATCCTGCCTGAATCAAAGGGGATACCCTGTTTGACTGCTTCTCGTTTTTGTAGTAACGTCCTTATgcaatagacagacacacagtctgtGGATGGCGACTCAATCCCGTGCTATGCTGTGAATAAAGCCAAGTGTttttctatctcaaggtcattcCCGTtgcttagctagccagctaggtTAGCATTTTGCATGCGCTAAAGCTTCTTACACAATAGCGACAATGTAGGTTAAAACAATCAGTACTAACCTCTGGGTTAGTGCACGGATGGGACATTAGCAAGCATCAAGTTAAAACAATCAGTACTAACCTCTGGGTTAGTGCACGGATGGGACACTAGCAAGCATCAAGTTAAAACAATCAGTACTAACCTCTGGGTTAGTGCACGGATGGGACACTAGCAAGCATCAAGCCTCCGGACAAACAGCCTTTAAGACTAGGAACGCTTTGCTTGGCTACCGGTTTGTGTGAATGTGTAACTTAGTGCTGCTACCTGAAGAACATGAGCTCATTCACTTTCTTT is a genomic window of Oncorhynchus gorbuscha isolate QuinsamMale2020 ecotype Even-year linkage group LG12, OgorEven_v1.0, whole genome shotgun sequence containing:
- the LOC123990293 gene encoding glucose-fructose oxidoreductase domain-containing protein 1-like — translated: MLPGVGVFGTSLTTRVIIPLLKNEGFAVKALWGRTQEEAEELAKEMNVPFYTNRIDDVLLHQDVDLVCINLPPPLTRQIAVKTLGIGKNVICDRTATPLDAFRMMSAAQYYPKLLSVMANVLRFLPAFVRMKELVEEGYVGELLVCEAQVHSSSLLGKKYNWSCDDLMGGGGLHSVGTYIIDLLTFLTGQRAAKVHGFLKTFVKQTAHICGIRQITSDDFCTFQMVLEGGACCTVTLNFNVPGDFRQEVIVVGTVGRLTVSGTDLYGQKNTTDGGPELLLKDSTPLEKASLPEKAFSDIPSPYLTGTICMVQAVRQAFEDQDDRRTWDGRPLTMAATFEDCLYALCVVDTIKKSNQYGEWQNIEVMKEEPEVSPAYLISEAMRRSRMSLYC